The genome window TAAGTGCTATTGAAAATGCAAAAAAATGTTCTTTATCAAGGTTTATCACTGCTTTAGGTATAGAGCATATTGGAGAAGTAGCAGCTAAAAAGCTAGCACAATCTTTTGGCTTTGAATGGTTTATGCAAAGTTATGAAGCTTATGCAAATTTAGAAGGTTTTGGCGAGCAAATGGCTAAAAGCTTAGAAGAATTTACTCATGTCAATGCAAACCGCATTCAGCATTTTTATGAAATTTTGCATTTAGAAGATGAGAAAAAAGAGCTTATTATAAATGAAAATATTTCTAATAAAACCTTTGTTATTACAGGTACTTTAAGTAAACCACGTGATTATTTTAAAGAACTAATCGAAAGCTTTGGAGCAAAAGTAAGTTCAAGTGTGTCTAAAAAAACGGACTTTGTATTATATGGAAGCGAAGCAGGCTCAAAGCTTGAAAAGGCTCAAAGCTTAGGAGTTAAATGTATTGATGAGGCTGAATTTAACGACCTCTTAGGCGGTGATGATGAGGTATGATGTTTTTGTGAGTGCAAAGTTAAACATTTCTCGCAATAAAGCTTGTGAGCTTATAGAAAACAAGCAAATTTTACTCAATGGTGAGTTTAAAAAAACTTCTTTTAAAATCACATCTTTAAATCCTTTAGAAGATGAGAGTTTAAAACTCACACTTTTAGAAGAGCTTTTTGTAAGTAGAGCTGCTTTTAAACTTAAGCATTTTTTACAAGAGCATACATTTGCTATAAAAGATAAAATTTGTTTAGATATAGGCTCATCGACTGGAGGCTTTGTGCAAATTTTACATCAAAATAATGCTAAACACATCACAGCTTTAGATGTAGGTTCTAACCAACTTCATAAAAGCTTAAGAAATTTAGAAAATATCCAAATTTGTGAAAACACCGATTTGCGTGAGTTTAAAAGTGAAATTTTATATGATGTTATCACTTGTGATGTGAGTTTTATATCTTTAACGCATTTGATTTTTTATATAGATAAACTTGCTAAAGATCTTATCATCTTACTTTTTAAACCTCAATTTGAAGTAGGTAAAAATGCTAAACGCGATAAAAATGGAGTAGTAAAAGATGCTAAAGCTATTAAAACTGCCAAAGAAAGCTTTGAAAAAGCTTGTGCAAATCTTGGCTGGATCTTACAAGTAAATCAAGAGTCGCACTTAAAAGGAAAAGAAGGTAATGTTGAGTTTTTCTATGCCTATAGAAAAAACTAAAATCACAAGCTTGGCTATAGGACGTTTTGATGGTATGCATTTGGGACATTTTGAGCTTTTTAAGCACCTAGATGACAATGGAGCCTTATTTATCATCACTAAAGAGGAAAAAGAAGCCCTAACGCCCAAAGATTTTAGAATAACTTTAGTTGATTTTCCTTTGATTTTTTGTGATTTTGATAAAATTAAAGACTATAAAGGCGAGGATTTTTTAAAGCTTTTAAAGCAAGAATTTCCCAAACTAAAAAAAATCATCGTGGGCTATGATTTTAAATTTGGTAAAGAAAGAAAATGTAGTGCTAAAGATATACAAAGCCTTTGTGATATAAATACCATCATCGTAGATGAGTTTAAAATTCAAAACAAAAGTGTGCATACAAGTATGATTAAAACCTTACTCAAAGAAGCTAAGGTCAAAGAAGCTAAAAACTTTCTAGGTAGGTTTTATAATATACAAGCAAGCATCATCAAAGGTCAAGGCATAGGTGCCAAAGAACTTTTTGCGACTTTAAATTTATATGCAAAAGATTTCTTTTTACCTAAAGATGGCGTATATGCGACTTTGGTAAAAATTGAAAATAAAAGTTATCATAGTGTAAGTTTTATAGGTATAAGATCTACTGATGAAAATTTTGCTTTAGAAACGCATATTTTAGATGTAAATTTCACAAATACAAAAGCAAAGTCAGTGGAGCTAAGTTTTATTGACTATATAAGAGCTAATGAGAAATTTAATGACTTAGTTTTATTAAAAGCTCAAATTAGCAAAGATATTAGCAAAGCAAAAGAAATTTTAGGAAAATTAAATGAAAGATGAAATTTTTAAAAAACCTTTAGAA of Campylobacter lari contains these proteins:
- the tlyA gene encoding 23S rRNA (cytidine-2'-O)-methyltransferase TlyA, translating into MRYDVFVSAKLNISRNKACELIENKQILLNGEFKKTSFKITSLNPLEDESLKLTLLEELFVSRAAFKLKHFLQEHTFAIKDKICLDIGSSTGGFVQILHQNNAKHITALDVGSNQLHKSLRNLENIQICENTDLREFKSEILYDVITCDVSFISLTHLIFYIDKLAKDLIILLFKPQFEVGKNAKRDKNGVVKDAKAIKTAKESFEKACANLGWILQVNQESHLKGKEGNVEFFYAYRKN
- a CDS encoding bifunctional riboflavin kinase/FAD synthetase; protein product: MLSFSMPIEKTKITSLAIGRFDGMHLGHFELFKHLDDNGALFIITKEEKEALTPKDFRITLVDFPLIFCDFDKIKDYKGEDFLKLLKQEFPKLKKIIVGYDFKFGKERKCSAKDIQSLCDINTIIVDEFKIQNKSVHTSMIKTLLKEAKVKEAKNFLGRFYNIQASIIKGQGIGAKELFATLNLYAKDFFLPKDGVYATLVKIENKSYHSVSFIGIRSTDENFALETHILDVNFTNTKAKSVELSFIDYIRANEKFNDLVLLKAQISKDISKAKEILGKLNER